From a region of the Arachis ipaensis cultivar K30076 chromosome B09, Araip1.1, whole genome shotgun sequence genome:
- the LOC107616582 gene encoding non-specific lipid transfer protein GPI-anchored 2 isoform X1, with amino-acid sequence MAQGKVEILVVVAIGMMLGGAAAQSSCTSALVNLSPCLNYIQGRSSTPSSGCCSQLSNVVRSEPQCLCQVLSGGASSSLGISINQTQALALPGACRVNTPPVSQCKAAASPAESPNSGTSGAGSGTIPTTDGGFSSGNSIKLSVPMLFIVFAATCASTFRIY; translated from the exons ATGGCACAAGGGAAAGTAGAGATACTGGTGGTGGTGGCAATCGGCATGATGTTGGGAGGAGCGGCGGCGCAATCGAGTTGCACAAGTGCGTTGGTGAACCTGTCACCATGCCTAAACTACATTCAAGGGAGATCATCAACACCAAGTTCAGGGTGCTGCTCACAGCTTTCGAATGTAGTGAGATCAGAACCACAGTGCCTGTGCCAGGTTCTTAGCGGAGGAGCTTCATCGTCCCTTGGCATCAGTATCAACCAAACTCAGGCTCTTGCTTTGCCTGGTGCTTGCAGAGTCAACACCCCACCCGTTAGCCAGTGCAAAG CAGCTGCTTCACCAGCAGAATCTCCAAATTCAG GAACTAGTGGAGCTGGAAGCGGGACGATACCCACTACAGATGGCGGATTCTCGAGTGGGAATTCAATCAAGTTATCAGTTCCTATGCTCTTCATTGTTTTTGCTGCAACATGTGCTTCAACTTTCAGGATATACTGA
- the LOC107616582 gene encoding non-specific lipid transfer protein GPI-anchored 2 isoform X2 — protein MAQGKVEILVVVAIGMMLGGAAAQSSCTSALVNLSPCLNYIQGRSSTPSSGCCSQLSNVVRSEPQCLCQVLSGGASSSLGISINQTQALALPGACRVNTPPVSQCKAASPAESPNSGTSGAGSGTIPTTDGGFSSGNSIKLSVPMLFIVFAATCASTFRIY, from the exons ATGGCACAAGGGAAAGTAGAGATACTGGTGGTGGTGGCAATCGGCATGATGTTGGGAGGAGCGGCGGCGCAATCGAGTTGCACAAGTGCGTTGGTGAACCTGTCACCATGCCTAAACTACATTCAAGGGAGATCATCAACACCAAGTTCAGGGTGCTGCTCACAGCTTTCGAATGTAGTGAGATCAGAACCACAGTGCCTGTGCCAGGTTCTTAGCGGAGGAGCTTCATCGTCCCTTGGCATCAGTATCAACCAAACTCAGGCTCTTGCTTTGCCTGGTGCTTGCAGAGTCAACACCCCACCCGTTAGCCAGTGCAAAG CTGCTTCACCAGCAGAATCTCCAAATTCAG GAACTAGTGGAGCTGGAAGCGGGACGATACCCACTACAGATGGCGGATTCTCGAGTGGGAATTCAATCAAGTTATCAGTTCCTATGCTCTTCATTGTTTTTGCTGCAACATGTGCTTCAACTTTCAGGATATACTGA
- the LOC107616109 gene encoding vegetative cell wall protein gp1 — protein sequence MVARVVALVLGMLMVTSAPSYAQISTPCNVSALSTVFTPCAGFLTNSSGNGTSPTAQCCGALKSITSGGMNCLFQCKASGTPLPAPGPVAFGPSPSSPSGFTPTPSPQASSSSDIPPSPSNPPSLAPESDTTSSSPLQSPASPSVDSGTTSTPASSTESSRPGLTPSYAIKPFNAPPSLLFIALGVAVLKFY from the exons ATGGTAGCAAGAGTTGTGGCTCTAGTACTAGGCATGTTGATGGTGACAAGTGCACCATCCTACGCCCAAATTAGCACACCATGTAACGTCTCGGCGCTAAGCACAGTGTTCACACCATGCGCGGGCTTCCTCACAAATAGCAGTGGCAATGGCACCTCGCCAACTGCCCAATGCTGCGGCGCCCTCAAGTCGATAACCAGTGGCGGTATGAACTGCTTGTTCCAATGCAAAG CCTCAGGTACACCACTTCCTGCTCCAG GACCAGTGGCTTTTGGACCGTCTCCTTCATCACCCTCAGGATTTACTCCAACTCCTAGTCCTCAAG cttcttcttcttctgataTCCCCCCATCACCATCGAATCCACCTTCTCTGGCACCAGAGTCTGACACAACTAGTAGCTCTCCTCTTCAAAGTCCCGCATCTCCATCAGTGGATTCTGGAACCACAAGTACACCAGCTTCATCCACGGAAAGTTCCCGCCCTGGTCTCACTCCATCATATGCCATCAAACCTTTCAATGCGCCTCCTTCTCTTCTATTCATTGCACTTGGAGTTGCTGTTCTCAAATTCTACTAG
- the LOC107619575 gene encoding proteasome subunit beta type-2-B-like, with protein MECVFGLVGKGFAIVVADTSAVHGILVHKTNEEKIMKLDSHKLMAASGEGGDRVQFTEYILKNVALYQFRNGIPLTTSAAANFTRAELAAALRKNPYAVNILLAGYDNHTGPSLYYIDYLATLHKVDKAAFGYASYFSLSIMDTHYHAGMSLQEAIDLVDKCITEIRSRLVVAPPNFVIKIVDQHGARECAWRQSLPSASPTFIHN; from the exons ATGGAGTGCGTATTCGGATTGGTAGGGAAGGGGTTCGCCATCGTGGTGGCGGACACGTCGGCGGTGCACGGCATACTGGTTCACAAGACGAACGAGGAGAAGATCATGAAACTTGATTCTCACAAGCTCATGGCCGCCAGTGGTGAGGGCGGTGACAGGGTTCAGTTCACTGAATACATACTCAAGAACGTGGCTCTCTACCAATTCCGCAACGGGATCCCTTTGACCACTTCCGCTGCCGCCAATTTCACCCGCGCCGAGCTAGCTGCTGCTCTCCGCAAG AACCCCTACGCTGTGAACATTCTTCTTGCTGGTTACGACAACCACACAGGCCCTTCACTATACTACATTGACTACTTAGCAACACTTCACAAGGTTGACAAGGCAGCTTTTGGTTATGCCTCCTATTTTTCATTGTCAATCATGGACACACACTACCACGCTGGCATGTCCCTGCAAGAAGCTATTGATTTAGTAGATAAATGCATCACGGAAATCAGGTCCAGGTTGGTTGTGGCACCTCCAAACTTTGTTATCAAAATTGTTGACCAACACGGAGCCAGAGAGTGTGCGTGGCGTCAATCGCTTCCTTCAGCTTCACCTACTTTTATTCATAATTGA
- the LOC107616108 gene encoding uncharacterized protein LOC107616108 — protein sequence MGKEYYNVVAFFMAMMVFLIVGANAVDNSLKAQQNRCNDYCFRACVFPSKFCRWWCGGRCQNPIGFDSYKLTDLDEGKGSYPVPTEEDYRRYSETHKS from the exons atgggaAAGGAATACTATAACGTTGTTGCATTTTTCATGGCCATGATGGTTTTCCTGATAGTGGGCGCTAATGCGGTAGACAATTCTCTCAAGGCTCAACAAAACAGATGCAACGACTACTGTTTCCGTGCTTGTGTTTTCCCTAGTAAATTTTGCAGGTGGTGGTGCGGTGGCCGTTGCCAGAACCCTATAGGAT TTGATAGCTATAAACTTACCGACCTCGACGAAGGAAAGGGTAGTTACCCTGTCCCAACTGAGGAGGACTACCGTAGGTATTCTGAGACCCATAAGTCATGA
- the LOC107617541 gene encoding allergen Ara h 1, clone P41B yields the protein MRGRVSPLMLLLGILVLASVSATHAKSSPYQKKTENPCAQRCLQSCQQEPDDLKQKACESRCTKLEYDPRCVYDPRGHTGTTNQRSPPGERTRGRQPGDYDDDRRQPRREEGGRWGPAGPREREREEDWRQPREDWRRPSHQQPRKIRPEGREGEQEWGTPGSHVREETSRNNPFYFPSRRFSTRYGNQNGRIRVLQRFDQRSRQFQNLQNHRIVQIEAKPNTLVLPKHADADNILVIQQGQATVTVANGNNRKSFNLDEGHALRIPSGFISYILNRHDNQNLRVAKISMPVNTPGQFEVPLSSHIYIQDFLYSILNYHLTWEFNEIRRVLLEENAGGEQEERGQRRWSTRSSENNEGVIVKVSKEHVEELTKHAKSVSKKGSEEEGDITNPINLREGEPDLSNNFGKLFEVKPDKKNPQLQDLDMMLTCVEIKEGALMLPHFNSKAMVIVVVNKGTGNLELVAVRKEQQQRGRREEEEDEDEEEEGSNREVRRYTARLKEGDVFIMPAAHPVAINASSELHLLGFGINAENNHRIFLAGDKDNVIDQIEKQAKDLAFPGSGEQVEKLIKNQKESHFVSARPQSQSQSPSSPEKESPEKEDQEEENQGGKGPLLSILKAFN from the exons ATGAGAGGGAGGGTTTCTCCACTGATGCTGTTGCTAGGGATCCTTGTCCTGGCTTCAGTTTCTGCAACGCATGCCAAGTCATCACCTTACCAGAAGAAAACAGAGAACCCCTGCGCCCAGAGGTGCCTCCAGAGTTGTCAACAGGAACCGGATGACTTGAAGCAAAAGGCATGCGAGTCTCGCTGCACCAAGCTCGAGTATGATCCTCGTTGTGTCTATGATCCTCGAGGACACACTGGCACCACCAACCAACGTTCCCCTCCAGGGGAGCGGACACGTGGCCGCCAACCCGGAGACTACGATGATGACCGCCGTCAACCCCgaagagaggaaggaggccgatGGGGACCAGCTGGACCGAGGGAGCGTGAAAGAGAAGAAGACTGGAGACAACCAAGAGAAGATTGGAGGCGACCAAGTCATCAGCAGCCACGGAAAATAAGGCCCGAAGGAAGAGAAGGAGAACAAGAGTGGGGAACACCAGGTAGCCATGTGAGGGAAGAAACATCTCGGAACAACCCTTTCTACTTCCCGTCAAGGCGGTTTAGCACCCGCTACGGGAACCAAAACGGTAGGATCCGGGTCCTGCAGAGGTTTGACCAAAGGTCAAGGCAGTTTCAGAATCTCCAGAATCACCGTATTGTGCAGATCGAGGCCAAACCTAACACTCTTGTTCTTCCCAAGCACGCTGATGCTGATAACATCCTTGTTATCCAGCAAG GGCAAGCCACCGTGACCGTAGCAAATGGCAATAACAGAAAGAGCTTTAATCTTGACGAGGGCCATGCACTCAGAATCCCATCCGGTTTCATTTCCTACATCTTGAACCGCCATGACAACCAGAACCTCAGAGTAGCTAAAATCTCCATGCCCGTTAACACACCCGGCCAGTTTGAGGTACCTCTTTCTTCTCACATATATATTCAAGA TTTCTTATATTCAATTCTCAATTATCATCTTACATGGGAATTCAATGAGATACGGAGGGTGCTGTTAGAAGAGAATGCAGGAGGTGAGCAAGAGGAGAGAGGGCAGAGGCGATGGAGTACTCGGAGTAGTGAGAACAATGAAGGAGTGATAGTCAAAGTGTCAAAGGAGCACGTTGAAGAACTTACTAAGCACGCTAAATCCGTCTCAAAGAAAGGCTCCGAAGAAGAGGGAGATATCACCAACCCAATCAACTTGAGAGAAGGCGAGCCCGATCTTTCTAACAACTTTGGGAAGTTATTTGAGGTGAAGCCAGACAAGAAGAACCCCCAGCTTCAGGACCTGGACATGATGCTCACCTGTGTAGAGATCAAAGAAGGAGCTTTGATGCTCCCACACTTCAACTCAAAGGCCATGGTTATCGTCGTCGTCAACAAAGGAACTGGAAACCTTGAACTCGTGGCTGTAAGAAAAGAGCAACAACAGAGGGGACGGCGGGAAGAAGAGGAGGACGAAGACGAAGAAGAGGAGGGAAGTAACAGAGAGGTGCGTAGGTACACAGCGAGGTTGAAGGAAGGCGATGTGTTCATCATGCCAGCAGCTCATCCAGTAGCCATCAACGCTTCCTCCGAACTCCATCTGCTTGGCTTCGGTATCAACGCTGAAAACAACCACAGAATCTTCCTTGCAGGTGATAAGGACAATGTGATAGACCAGATAGAGAAGCAAGCGAAGGATTTAGCATTCCCTGGGTCGGGTGAACAAGTTGAGAAGCTCATCAAAAACCAGAAGGAATCTCACTTTGTGAGTGCTCGTCCTCAATCTCAATCTCAATCTCCGTCGTCTCCTGAGAAAGAGTCTCCTGAGAAAGAGGATCAAGAGGAGGAAAACCAAGGAGGGAAGGGTCCACTCCTTTCAATTTTGAAGGCTTTTAACTGA